One region of Candidatus Electrothrix rattekaaiensis genomic DNA includes:
- a CDS encoding lytic murein transglycosylase yields MVSAVHAEVAKLAESAEINPAFQAWLKEFYPQAAKQGISKKLYQQAFAGITAPDQEVLRKAAYQPEFTTEIWDYLDTAVNAASVARGRVMARKHRAWLDKISARFGVEAPVLLAIWSIESRYGAVLELTGRLHYVPQALATLAYGDKNRRNFGEQQLVAALQIVRDGDVGFAQLYGSWAGAMGHTQFIPTSYQAYGVDMDKDGRRDIWNSVPDALATAANLLHKNGWRTGKSWGYEVRVPKNGVQYRGETKTLTQWRQLGFTRPNGSVFPEPGTKAELKMLAGARGPGFLVQRNFFIIKRYNASDFYALAVSLLADRLAGKEGMVQLWPRPADALFPEEKFQLQELLQAKGFYEGAIDGDLGAGTRKGIKAFQSRIGVPPDGKPTRAVLEALRKAGK; encoded by the coding sequence ATGGTCAGCGCGGTACATGCAGAAGTCGCAAAACTCGCAGAATCCGCCGAAATAAACCCGGCCTTTCAGGCTTGGCTCAAGGAATTTTATCCCCAGGCAGCAAAGCAGGGCATCAGCAAGAAGTTGTATCAGCAGGCCTTTGCCGGGATAACAGCACCAGACCAGGAGGTGTTGCGTAAAGCAGCCTATCAACCGGAATTCACCACCGAGATCTGGGATTATCTGGATACAGCGGTAAATGCGGCATCAGTTGCCCGAGGCCGGGTTATGGCAAGGAAACATCGGGCTTGGCTGGATAAGATTTCTGCACGTTTCGGTGTGGAAGCACCGGTGCTGCTGGCGATCTGGTCCATTGAAAGCCGTTACGGTGCAGTGCTGGAGCTTACAGGCCGTCTCCATTACGTACCTCAGGCCCTGGCTACCTTGGCCTATGGGGACAAAAACCGTCGTAATTTTGGCGAGCAGCAGTTGGTCGCGGCCTTGCAGATTGTTCGGGATGGTGATGTCGGCTTTGCCCAACTCTACGGCTCTTGGGCCGGAGCAATGGGGCATACCCAATTTATCCCAACCAGTTACCAAGCCTATGGGGTGGATATGGATAAGGACGGACGGCGTGATATCTGGAATTCCGTGCCTGATGCTTTGGCCACAGCGGCAAATCTCCTCCATAAAAACGGCTGGCGGACCGGTAAGTCCTGGGGGTATGAGGTGCGGGTGCCAAAGAACGGCGTGCAATATCGGGGGGAAACCAAGACCCTTACCCAGTGGCGGCAGCTTGGTTTTACTCGGCCTAACGGAAGCGTTTTTCCTGAACCAGGTACTAAGGCTGAGCTCAAAATGCTGGCTGGTGCCCGTGGGCCCGGTTTTCTGGTTCAGCGCAATTTTTTCATTATCAAGCGCTATAATGCCTCGGATTTTTATGCCTTGGCAGTGAGCCTGCTTGCTGACCGCTTGGCTGGCAAAGAGGGGATGGTGCAGCTCTGGCCCAGACCGGCGGATGCGCTTTTTCCTGAAGAAAAATTTCAGTTGCAGGAATTATTGCAGGCAAAGGGCTTCTACGAGGGGGCCATTGACGGGGATCTCGGGGCTGGAACCCGCAAGGGAATCAAGGCTTTTCAGAGCAGGATAGGGGTGCCCCCT
- a CDS encoding acetyl/propionyl/methylcrotonyl-CoA carboxylase subunit alpha: MFTKILIANRGEIACRIIRTARAMGIKTVAVFSDADRSALHVRMADEAVHIGASAPTASYLDVEKILAACKSTGAEAVHPGYGFLSENDTFCRRLGEEGIVFIGPPVASITSMGDKITSKQIAEQAGVNTIPGYDGILEDVEQAVEKAAEIGYPVMLKATAGGGGKGMRIARNEQECRDGFERAAGEARSSFGDDRLLIEKYIEQPRHIEIQVMADQHGNIVYLGERECSLQRRHQKIIEEAPSPFLTPETRQQMGEQAVMLAKAVNYTSAGTVECIVDQEQNFYFLEMNTRLQVEHPITEMVTGYDLVELMIRIAAGEPLPICQEDVQLKGWAVECRVYAEDPVRDFFPSTGRITLYQPPYEDMKTVRLDSGVVDGSEISVYYDPMISKLVTKGESREEAISAMQDALDEYVIRGVATNINFLSALIAHPRFQRGDLSTGFIDEEFAHGFRDTETRVDAPDIPIVVAAIVHRLYMDRAAKISGQMTGYERRVADSWVVAIGDVHKPLSVKTFQADCGYRVDYKGTNYRVKTDWQFSQKVFHGTINNQRFCLQVSRQGLGYSILYRGLRINALVMTPRVAELHRIMPTKAAVDLSKFLLAPMPGLLVKLTVQAGQEVKVGEELAVIEAMKMENVLRAPADGKIASVPVNLGDCLTVDQVILEFA; the protein is encoded by the coding sequence ATGTTTACCAAAATTCTTATAGCAAATCGGGGTGAAATTGCCTGTCGAATTATCAGGACAGCACGGGCAATGGGCATTAAAACAGTTGCTGTGTTTTCCGATGCTGACAGATCTGCCCTTCATGTTCGGATGGCCGATGAAGCGGTCCATATAGGGGCTTCGGCACCGACAGCAAGTTATCTGGATGTTGAAAAAATACTTGCTGCCTGCAAAAGCACGGGTGCCGAGGCCGTGCATCCGGGCTATGGTTTTCTTTCTGAAAATGATACCTTTTGTCGACGGCTGGGAGAGGAGGGCATAGTTTTTATTGGTCCCCCGGTTGCGTCCATAACCAGTATGGGAGATAAGATCACCTCCAAGCAGATTGCCGAACAGGCTGGCGTGAATACCATACCCGGCTATGACGGTATCCTGGAAGATGTTGAGCAGGCCGTGGAAAAAGCGGCTGAAATCGGCTACCCGGTTATGCTTAAGGCAACTGCTGGTGGTGGTGGCAAGGGGATGCGAATTGCCCGCAATGAGCAGGAATGTCGGGATGGATTTGAGCGGGCAGCTGGTGAGGCCCGATCCAGTTTTGGCGATGACCGCCTCCTGATTGAGAAATATATTGAGCAGCCCCGTCATATCGAAATCCAGGTGATGGCGGACCAGCACGGCAATATTGTCTATCTCGGTGAGCGGGAATGTTCACTGCAACGGAGGCATCAGAAGATTATTGAAGAAGCCCCGTCGCCCTTTTTGACCCCAGAGACCCGCCAACAGATGGGAGAGCAGGCGGTTATGCTGGCCAAAGCAGTGAATTATACCTCCGCCGGAACCGTGGAGTGCATTGTTGATCAGGAGCAGAATTTTTATTTTCTGGAGATGAATACTCGCCTCCAGGTGGAACATCCCATCACCGAGATGGTAACCGGCTATGATTTGGTGGAGTTGATGATCCGGATTGCAGCAGGTGAGCCCTTGCCCATATGCCAGGAAGATGTCCAGCTCAAGGGATGGGCCGTTGAGTGTCGGGTGTATGCGGAAGATCCGGTGCGTGATTTTTTTCCATCCACTGGCAGGATTACCCTGTATCAACCGCCCTATGAAGATATGAAGACAGTTCGCTTGGACAGCGGTGTTGTTGATGGGAGTGAAATTTCGGTCTATTATGATCCCATGATTTCCAAGCTGGTGACCAAGGGAGAGTCCAGGGAAGAGGCTATCTCTGCTATGCAGGATGCCTTGGACGAGTACGTTATTCGGGGGGTGGCTACGAATATTAATTTTCTCTCTGCATTGATCGCGCACCCGAGGTTTCAGCGGGGGGATCTTTCCACCGGTTTTATTGACGAGGAATTTGCCCACGGCTTCCGCGATACCGAAACAAGGGTAGATGCCCCGGATATCCCCATTGTGGTGGCTGCTATTGTCCATCGACTGTACATGGATCGGGCCGCCAAGATCAGTGGTCAGATGACGGGATATGAACGCCGGGTGGCAGATTCTTGGGTAGTGGCTATCGGAGACGTGCATAAACCCCTTTCTGTTAAAACCTTTCAGGCTGATTGTGGCTATCGGGTGGATTATAAGGGGACGAACTATCGGGTAAAGACGGACTGGCAGTTTTCCCAGAAAGTCTTTCACGGCACCATCAATAACCAGCGTTTTTGTTTGCAGGTGAGCAGGCAGGGGCTCGGGTATTCGATCCTCTATCGAGGCTTGAGAATTAATGCCCTCGTGATGACTCCGAGAGTGGCTGAGCTTCATCGGATTATGCCCACCAAGGCAGCTGTTGATCTGTCCAAATTCTTGCTCGCGCCCATGCCGGGCTTGCTGGTGAAGCTTACTGTCCAAGCCGGGCAGGAGGTTAAGGTTGGGGAGGAGCTGGCGGTTATTGAGGCTATGAAAATGGAAAACGTTCTCCGGGCACCGGCAGACGGGAAGATCGCCAGTGTTCCAGTAAACCTGGGTGATTGCCTGACTGTTGACCAAGTGATTCTTGAATTTGCCTGA
- a CDS encoding phosphoglycerate kinase, with translation MKTIRDLDITGKRVLIRVDFNVPMNEQGEITDDLRIRTILPTIQYALEQEAKVILASHMGRPKGQRVEKYSLAPVAEYLSGILDKPVCMTQDCVGPKAEKTVSAMNNGDILILENLRFHAEEQANDPAFAKQLAALADVYINDAFAVSHRAHASVTGIPENCTEKAAGLLLDKEMSYFHRSVDDPQRPLVAIIGGAKVSGKLEALTNMLNKVDCLLIGGAMANTFLKSQGYSVGASKVEDDLLDNARQLLVDAKEKGVKIYLPVDVIAADQFAPDAVCKQVTIQDIPENWMALDIGPASVICFSEVLADAKTIIWNGPMGAFEMDAYARGTMALAHTVASAHALSITGGGDSNAAVRLSGEADNISYMSTGGGAFLMLMEGKDLPGVVALEG, from the coding sequence ATGAAAACAATTCGTGATCTTGATATCACCGGAAAACGGGTTCTGATCCGGGTAGATTTCAACGTGCCCATGAATGAGCAGGGCGAAATCACCGATGACCTGCGCATCCGTACCATTCTGCCCACCATCCAATACGCCTTGGAGCAGGAGGCAAAAGTTATCCTTGCTTCGCATATGGGACGGCCCAAAGGGCAACGGGTGGAGAAATATTCCTTGGCACCGGTTGCCGAATACCTGTCCGGTATTCTCGACAAACCTGTCTGCATGACTCAGGACTGCGTAGGCCCAAAAGCAGAAAAAACCGTTTCTGCCATGAACAACGGCGATATCCTGATACTGGAGAATCTCCGTTTCCATGCCGAAGAGCAGGCCAACGACCCTGCCTTTGCCAAACAACTGGCTGCACTGGCCGATGTCTATATCAACGATGCTTTTGCCGTCTCCCATCGAGCCCATGCCTCGGTGACCGGAATTCCAGAAAACTGCACAGAAAAAGCTGCTGGCCTGCTGCTGGACAAAGAGATGTCGTATTTTCATCGCTCTGTTGATGATCCTCAGCGTCCCTTGGTCGCCATTATCGGCGGGGCCAAGGTATCAGGCAAGCTGGAAGCCCTGACCAATATGCTGAACAAGGTGGACTGCCTGCTCATCGGCGGGGCTATGGCCAATACCTTTCTCAAGAGCCAAGGATATTCCGTGGGTGCCTCCAAGGTGGAGGATGATCTGCTGGATAATGCCCGCCAACTCTTGGTTGATGCCAAGGAAAAAGGCGTGAAGATCTACCTGCCCGTGGATGTCATTGCTGCGGACCAATTTGCCCCAGACGCTGTGTGCAAGCAGGTCACGATCCAGGATATCCCGGAGAACTGGATGGCCCTGGATATCGGCCCGGCTTCAGTAATTTGTTTTTCCGAAGTACTGGCCGATGCTAAAACCATCATCTGGAACGGCCCGATGGGTGCCTTTGAGATGGATGCCTATGCCAGAGGAACAATGGCCTTAGCCCATACCGTGGCTTCGGCCCATGCCCTGAGCATCACCGGTGGCGGGGATTCCAATGCTGCTGTGCGTTTATCCGGAGAGGCAGATAATATTTCCTATATGTCCACTGGTGGCGGTGCCTTTCTCATGCTCATGGAAGGCAAGGATCTGCCCGGAGTAGTTGCGCTGGAAGGTTGA
- a CDS encoding glyceraldehyde 3-phosphate dehydrogenase NAD-binding domain-containing protein, whose translation MKIGINGLGRIGKLSLWHHVSRQFFSEIVVNLGRQVGSGLEDIAATIEKDSSYGRLSTYLHGHKGGRVIENLNEAAGTMTVNGIPVTVLREARNPKDIKWQENNVRMVVDTTGVFKDPTADAEEGWGSVRGHLQAGAEKVMVSAPFKIKSKGIDMPEDAITTVMGINDDDYKPEQHSIISAASCTTTCLSYMIKPLMDHFGADRMLTASMVTVHAATGSQKVLDAVPAAGATDLRKNRSILNNIILTTTGAAKALSLVIPEMQGIGFIAESVRIPTSTGSLIILVLNLQDELENPIKRNLINSIYKDYAESNHYLKYSAGQNVSSDIIGTPEAAAVIESTETHTRTASLKVNLEHLKSCNFEPGQVPHVLEIPMTQAVIYGWYDNELGSYTNMLGDLTVSVAERMV comes from the coding sequence ATGAAAATTGGAATCAACGGCCTCGGACGAATCGGTAAACTTTCACTCTGGCATCATGTTTCCCGACAATTTTTCTCAGAGATTGTTGTCAACCTTGGACGTCAGGTCGGCAGCGGCTTGGAAGACATCGCTGCAACCATTGAAAAGGACTCCTCCTACGGCAGGCTGTCCACCTATCTTCACGGCCATAAGGGTGGTCGGGTTATTGAAAACCTGAACGAGGCCGCAGGCACCATGACCGTGAACGGCATTCCGGTTACTGTGCTCCGCGAAGCCCGTAACCCCAAGGATATTAAATGGCAGGAAAATAATGTTCGCATGGTGGTCGATACCACCGGCGTGTTCAAAGATCCTACCGCCGATGCAGAGGAAGGCTGGGGCTCAGTGCGTGGGCATCTTCAGGCCGGAGCGGAAAAAGTCATGGTTTCTGCTCCCTTTAAGATCAAATCCAAGGGGATTGATATGCCCGAGGATGCGATCACCACGGTCATGGGCATTAATGACGACGATTACAAGCCAGAGCAGCACTCTATTATCTCCGCTGCTTCCTGCACCACCACCTGCTTGTCCTACATGATCAAGCCGCTCATGGATCATTTCGGCGCAGACCGGATGCTCACCGCCTCTATGGTCACGGTGCATGCCGCCACAGGCAGCCAGAAAGTCCTGGATGCCGTGCCTGCTGCCGGTGCTACTGATCTGCGTAAAAATCGTTCCATTCTCAATAATATCATCCTGACCACCACCGGTGCAGCCAAGGCCTTGAGCCTCGTTATCCCGGAGATGCAAGGAATCGGTTTTATTGCCGAGTCTGTCCGGATCCCCACATCCACAGGCTCCCTGATCATCCTAGTGCTCAATCTTCAGGATGAGCTGGAAAACCCAATCAAGCGCAATCTGATCAACAGCATCTATAAAGATTACGCAGAATCAAATCATTATCTCAAATATTCAGCGGGCCAGAATGTTTCCTCCGATATTATCGGAACCCCGGAAGCTGCTGCGGTCATCGAATCCACAGAGACCCATACCCGGACCGCCTCTCTGAAGGTAAACCTGGAGCATCTAAAAAGCTGTAACTTTGAGCCGGGGCAAGTTCCACATGTCCTGGAAATTCCGATGACCCAGGCTGTGATCTACGGCTGGTACGATAACGAGCTGGGCAGTTACACCAATATGCTCGGCGACCTGACGGTTTCCGTGGCTGAACGGATGGTGTAG